One genomic window of Salmo salar unplaced genomic scaffold, Ssal_v3.1, whole genome shotgun sequence includes the following:
- the LOC123731700 gene encoding F-actin-uncapping protein LRRC16A-like: protein MKKLSMEPPERITSLQTLWDNHKVAEPGPCGGFSQMYRCVCDWLGLPYREEVQWDVDTIYLTQDTRDLSLQDFSHLENR from the exons ATGAAGAAGCTGAGTATGGAGCCTCCAGAGAGGATCACCAGCCTACAGACTCTATGGGACAACCACAAAGTAGCAGAACCAGGACCGTGTG gtGGTTTCTCTCAGATGTACAGATGTGTATGTGACTGGCTGGGTCTGCCCTACAGAGAGGAAGTTCAATGG GATGTAGACACCATCTATCTGACTCAAGACACACGGGATCTCagcctgcaggacttcagtcATCTGGAGAATAGGTGA